One segment of Desulfonauticus submarinus DNA contains the following:
- a CDS encoding ATP-binding protein codes for MNLRTIYQIEAIPIIRNFIFSICEFYGANEKEKNELTLAVEEAAEHIIENFPSDEKELFEVKVKIKKDKQLIQVILKNKGIPIDEKNIPQYTPENPENSIDGLKFFLIKKLTDNFEFINCGNDGWQTILDKKISNFNIPRTKKSYIESNNKEKSKFNISVAIPDDSYKITKLAYHTYRYTYTKTSFYYPEILKEHLEERNIISFVAKNEEDEVIAHSALIRSPECREIAEAGALMTHPTYRHSTALIRIAKKLYNYALQKDNNIVILESNLVTTHTGSQRLTKHFKFCPLALKLSVHEKAKFINIKEQTANQRESLLYSISLTQKPKTESVLYVPKEHQIIIKNLIQHSGLPALVKKEYNKHLKRKTEFLIKKDNRAMLTTIIIKKFGIHWQKELKNIIKDLCIKNFKTIHLKIFTDNPLPWNIDESLLNLKFFFSGICLRTISNFTLLYTYLNNQNIDFNEINLFENKAIELKNYVQQYYNLVDLI; via the coding sequence ATGAACTTAAGAACGATTTATCAAATTGAAGCAATACCAATAATTAGAAATTTTATTTTTTCTATTTGTGAATTCTATGGAGCAAATGAAAAAGAAAAAAATGAATTAACTTTAGCAGTTGAAGAAGCTGCTGAGCATATTATTGAAAATTTTCCCTCTGATGAAAAAGAATTATTTGAAGTTAAAGTTAAAATAAAAAAAGATAAACAACTAATTCAAGTTATTTTAAAAAATAAAGGAATACCTATTGATGAAAAAAATATTCCTCAATATACACCAGAAAATCCAGAAAACTCTATAGATGGGCTAAAATTTTTTCTTATTAAAAAACTTACAGACAATTTCGAATTTATTAATTGTGGCAATGATGGTTGGCAAACAATTTTAGATAAAAAAATATCAAATTTTAACATTCCTCGAACAAAAAAATCTTATATTGAATCTAACAATAAAGAAAAATCAAAATTTAATATTAGTGTAGCTATCCCAGATGACTCTTATAAAATTACTAAACTCGCCTATCATACATATAGATACACCTACACAAAAACGTCTTTTTATTATCCAGAAATACTAAAAGAACATCTAGAAGAGAGAAATATAATATCTTTTGTGGCAAAAAATGAAGAAGATGAAGTTATTGCTCACTCAGCATTAATCCGATCTCCAGAATGTAGAGAAATTGCAGAAGCAGGAGCACTTATGACTCATCCTACCTACAGGCATAGTACAGCTTTAATACGTATTGCAAAAAAATTATATAACTATGCTTTGCAAAAGGATAATAATATAGTAATCTTAGAATCCAATCTAGTTACTACTCACACAGGCTCTCAACGCCTTACTAAACACTTTAAATTTTGTCCTCTTGCTCTTAAACTTTCAGTTCATGAAAAAGCAAAATTCATAAATATTAAAGAGCAGACAGCAAACCAAAGAGAATCTCTTTTATATTCTATTTCTCTAACTCAAAAACCTAAAACAGAAAGTGTACTTTATGTCCCAAAAGAACATCAGATCATTATTAAAAACTTAATACAGCACAGTGGTTTACCTGCTTTAGTTAAAAAAGAGTATAATAAACATTTAAAAAGAAAAACTGAATTTTTGATAAAAAAAGATAATAGAGCAATGTTAACTACAATCATAATTAAAAAATTTGGCATACACTGGCAAAAAGAACTTAAAAATATTATAAAAGATCTCTGTATAAAAAATTTTAAAACTATACATTTAAAAATTTTCACAGATAACCCTCTTCCATGGAATATAGACGAATCTCTTTTGAATTTAAAATTTTTCTTTTCTGGAATCTGCCTAAGAACTATATCTAATTTTACACTTTTATATACTTACTTAAACAATCAAAATATAGACTTTAATGAAATTAACTTATTTGAAAATAAAGCAATCGAGTTAAAAAACTATGTTCAACAATATTATAACTTAGTAGATTTAATCTAA
- the lon gene encoding endopeptidase La, whose translation MFFNKKSKEEVEQQQEVSSSELDELKKKILNASLPDNVTKVALKELEKIKYISTSSAEYTIGLNYINCLLGLPWNEVTADSLDLRRAKEILDEDHYGLMEVKERILEFLAVRLLRAKKKIGVLVVDDEKLTCLNLQHVLEKDGYHVDYALNGRDALELIEKNNYDIVITDLKMRDIDGFGVLEAAKNKDTHIEVIIITGYATVSTAVSALKKGSYHFLSKPLQLDEVRDTVRKALNKRLVRLDPRGPILCFLGPPGTGKTSLGVSIARSLGRKFVRISLAGVRDEAQIRGHRRSYVGALPGRIIQEIKRCGSKNPVFMLDEMDKIGQDFKGDPAAPLLEVLDPEQNKHFVDHYLEVPFDLSKVMFIATANTLDTIPEPLLDRLEVLYLPGYTNAEKVQIAFKYLIPRAIKSAALEEVKVNFTKEGVEHLIRGYTKEVGLRGLNRQVEAICRKLAKEILLSADTNIQEIIVDVEKVESLLGPPRYVSQVLDAKDRVGVSTALAWTPTGGEILFVEATKMKGNNELILTGSLGDVLKESAQAALSYFKSKAEEFEIPEDFFSTHDIHIHVPAGAIPKDGPSAGLAIAAALYSLLKEMPCKREVGMTGEITLTGRVLPIGGVREKLMAAHLAGVKIVLLPEKNRPDLDKVPEDIKNSLRIIWIKDLKEALEFVV comes from the coding sequence ATGTTTTTTAATAAAAAAAGCAAAGAAGAAGTAGAGCAGCAGCAAGAAGTTTCTTCGTCAGAATTAGATGAACTTAAAAAGAAAATATTAAATGCTAGTTTGCCAGATAATGTTACAAAAGTTGCTCTTAAAGAATTGGAGAAAATTAAATATATTAGCACATCTTCTGCTGAGTATACTATTGGTCTGAATTATATAAATTGTCTTTTGGGATTGCCCTGGAATGAAGTGACTGCAGATAGTTTGGATTTGAGGAGAGCAAAGGAAATTTTGGATGAAGATCATTATGGTCTTATGGAGGTAAAAGAAAGAATTTTAGAGTTTTTAGCGGTTCGTTTGCTTAGAGCCAAAAAAAAGATAGGGGTTTTAGTGGTTGATGATGAAAAATTAACTTGTTTAAATTTGCAGCATGTATTGGAAAAAGATGGATATCATGTGGATTATGCTTTAAATGGAAGAGATGCTTTAGAGTTAATAGAAAAAAACAATTATGATATTGTAATTACTGATCTAAAGATGAGGGATATAGATGGATTTGGAGTGTTAGAAGCTGCTAAAAATAAGGATACTCATATAGAGGTTATTATTATTACTGGATACGCCACTGTCTCAACTGCAGTGTCTGCCCTGAAAAAGGGATCTTATCATTTTTTATCTAAACCTCTTCAGTTAGATGAAGTTAGAGATACAGTTAGAAAGGCATTAAATAAACGATTAGTGCGCTTAGATCCTAGGGGACCAATTTTATGTTTTTTAGGTCCTCCAGGAACAGGTAAAACTTCGTTAGGTGTTTCCATAGCAAGAAGTTTAGGAAGAAAGTTTGTTAGAATCTCTTTGGCAGGGGTAAGAGATGAAGCTCAAATTCGAGGACATAGAAGAAGTTATGTAGGTGCGTTGCCTGGAAGAATTATTCAGGAAATTAAACGGTGTGGTTCCAAGAATCCTGTATTTATGTTAGATGAAATGGATAAAATAGGACAAGATTTTAAAGGTGATCCTGCAGCTCCTTTATTAGAGGTTTTAGATCCTGAACAGAATAAACATTTTGTAGATCATTATTTAGAGGTTCCTTTTGATTTGTCAAAAGTGATGTTTATTGCAACAGCTAACACTTTAGATACTATTCCAGAACCTCTTTTAGATCGATTGGAAGTTTTATATTTGCCTGGATATACTAATGCAGAAAAAGTACAAATTGCTTTTAAATATTTGATCCCTAGAGCCATAAAAAGTGCTGCTTTAGAAGAGGTAAAGGTAAATTTTACAAAAGAAGGGGTAGAACATTTAATCAGAGGATATACTAAAGAAGTTGGTCTTCGGGGGTTAAATAGGCAAGTGGAGGCTATTTGTCGTAAGCTTGCTAAGGAAATTTTGTTGTCAGCTGATACTAATATTCAGGAGATTATTGTTGATGTAGAAAAAGTAGAGAGTTTGTTGGGTCCACCAAGATATGTTTCTCAAGTTTTAGATGCAAAAGATAGGGTTGGAGTGAGTACTGCTCTTGCTTGGACTCCTACTGGGGGAGAAATTCTTTTTGTAGAAGCTACTAAAATGAAGGGAAATAATGAACTTATTTTGACAGGTTCATTAGGAGATGTTTTAAAAGAATCTGCTCAAGCAGCTTTAAGTTATTTTAAAAGCAAAGCAGAGGAGTTTGAGATTCCAGAAGACTTTTTTTCTACCCATGATATTCATATTCATGTCCCTGCAGGTGCTATTCCAAAAGATGGTCCTTCTGCAGGGCTAGCTATAGCAGCGGCTTTATATTCTCTTTTAAAAGAGATGCCTTGTAAAAGAGAAGTTGGAATGACAGGTGAAATTACACTTACAGGAAGAGTGTTGCCCATAGGGGGAGTTAGAGAGAAATTAATGGCAGCTCATTTAGCAGGGGTTAAAATAGTTTTATTGCCTGAAAAAAATCGACCAGATTTAGATAAGGTGCCAGAGGATATAAAAAATAGTTTGCGTATTATTTGGATTAAAGATTTAAAAGAAGCTTTAGAATTTGTTGTTTAA
- the rpsF gene encoding 30S ribosomal protein S6, with amino-acid sequence MLRRYETLLLLSPELSSEEKQGVVEKVSDIIKRDGGEVVLVDDWGMKELAYPVRKQTRGYYVRLEFGLPGKYVSELERNLRIMEEVFRFVTVKLADSFESKEEKNEQ; translated from the coding sequence ATGTTAAGAAGGTATGAAACGTTGTTGTTGTTAAGTCCAGAACTTTCTTCTGAAGAAAAACAAGGTGTTGTAGAAAAGGTTTCAGATATTATTAAACGAGATGGTGGGGAAGTGGTTCTGGTAGATGATTGGGGGATGAAAGAGCTAGCTTATCCTGTTCGTAAGCAAACAAGAGGATATTATGTACGTCTGGAGTTTGGTTTGCCAGGAAAGTATGTATCAGAGTTAGAGCGGAATCTAAGAATTATGGAAGAAGTGTTTAGATTTGTGACCGTAAAGCTTGCTGATTCATTTGAGTCTAAGGAGGAAAAAAATGAGCAATAA
- the metE gene encoding 5-methyltetrahydropteroyltriglutamate--homocysteine S-methyltransferase, giving the protein MYTHVLGLPRIGAQRELKKAIEAYWKGNISLEQLEQTGKNIRQQNLYLQKEMNFDFITVGDFSYYDQVLDMSMTLGAIPKRFQTSSTKSEMDTYFAMARGTQNAKAMEMTKWFDTNYHYIVPEFYKGQQFSLNSNKIIVELKEAKNSGFANLKPILIGPLTYLYLGKSQDKNFDKWSLIDPIIDIYIELLIKISPYCEWIQIDEPILVLNLPSKIKELFIKAYKKIKKHLPSNNKILLATYFEDILDNKDTVLSLPIDGLHLDLIRGKKQLNYLHEFKNTFLSLGIINGRNIWKANLNKILDDIKNILSSKSLDIERIMLSTSCSLLHVPIDLEYEKKLSLELKSWMSFAKQKCEELKILKQALEGKDVSKILEENQKTIDSRQKSTLRTITNIQDKLSQINTKMFQRQSSYKERNKKQRSILNLPLFPTTTIGSFPQTPEIRKTRLLYKKGELNEQEYKQKIKKFIDEVIQRQEELGLDVFVHGEPERNDMVEYFGQQLKGYCSTENGWVQSYGTRCVKPPIIYGDIERPSPMTIEWITYAQSKTTKPVKGMLTGPITMLCWSFVRDDQPRKDTAFQLALAIREEVKDLEKANIKVIQIDEPALREGLPLKQNKWSEYLSWAINAFKLATSGVKDETQIHTHMCYSDFEDIIEWIAKMDADVISIEASRSKMELLEVFKEFNYPNEIGPGIYDIHSPRVPSIEEIKELLELALKVIPKEKLWVNPDCGLKTREWPETLASLKNMVSAAKMLREKYK; this is encoded by the coding sequence ATGTACACACATGTATTGGGGTTACCACGCATTGGTGCCCAAAGAGAACTTAAAAAGGCAATAGAAGCATATTGGAAAGGCAACATTTCTCTAGAACAACTTGAACAGACAGGAAAAAATATTCGACAACAAAATTTATACTTACAAAAAGAAATGAACTTTGATTTTATTACAGTAGGAGATTTTTCCTATTATGATCAAGTACTAGATATGAGTATGACTTTGGGTGCAATACCAAAAAGATTTCAAACTTCTTCTACAAAATCAGAAATGGATACTTACTTTGCCATGGCTAGAGGCACTCAAAATGCTAAAGCCATGGAAATGACTAAATGGTTTGATACTAATTATCATTACATAGTTCCTGAATTTTATAAAGGGCAACAATTCTCTCTCAACAGTAATAAAATAATTGTTGAATTAAAAGAGGCTAAAAATAGTGGTTTTGCTAATCTAAAACCTATTCTTATAGGCCCTCTTACTTATCTTTATCTTGGAAAATCTCAGGATAAAAATTTTGATAAATGGAGTTTAATAGATCCGATAATAGATATCTATATTGAATTACTTATTAAAATATCACCGTATTGTGAGTGGATTCAAATTGATGAACCAATTCTTGTCTTAAATCTTCCATCTAAGATCAAAGAATTATTTATCAAGGCCTATAAAAAAATAAAAAAACATCTTCCTTCTAACAATAAAATCTTATTAGCAACATACTTTGAAGATATCTTAGACAATAAAGATACTGTGTTATCTCTTCCTATAGATGGATTACACTTAGATTTAATTAGAGGCAAAAAACAACTCAATTACTTACATGAATTTAAAAACACTTTTTTATCCCTAGGTATCATCAATGGTAGAAATATTTGGAAAGCAAATTTAAATAAAATATTAGATGATATAAAAAATATTTTGTCTAGTAAATCCTTAGATATAGAAAGAATTATGTTATCTACATCTTGTTCTTTATTACATGTTCCTATTGATTTAGAATATGAAAAAAAATTATCTTTAGAATTAAAATCATGGATGTCTTTTGCCAAACAAAAATGTGAAGAATTAAAAATTTTAAAACAGGCTTTAGAGGGAAAGGATGTATCAAAAATTTTAGAAGAAAATCAAAAAACAATAGACTCTAGACAAAAAAGCACATTACGAACTATCACAAACATCCAAGATAAATTAAGTCAAATTAATACCAAAATGTTTCAACGACAAAGTTCCTATAAAGAAAGAAATAAAAAACAGCGCTCTATCCTTAATTTACCATTATTCCCAACCACTACTATTGGATCATTCCCTCAAACACCAGAAATTAGAAAAACCCGTCTTTTATATAAAAAAGGAGAGTTAAATGAACAAGAATATAAACAAAAAATAAAAAAATTTATAGATGAAGTAATCCAAAGACAAGAAGAACTTGGACTAGATGTTTTTGTTCATGGTGAGCCCGAACGAAATGATATGGTAGAATATTTTGGACAACAATTAAAAGGATATTGCTCCACAGAAAATGGATGGGTGCAAAGTTATGGAACTAGATGTGTTAAACCACCTATTATCTATGGAGACATAGAAAGACCCTCTCCCATGACAATAGAATGGATTACCTATGCTCAATCTAAAACCACAAAGCCTGTCAAAGGAATGCTTACAGGTCCTATTACTATGCTCTGTTGGAGTTTTGTTAGAGATGATCAACCTCGCAAAGATACTGCTTTTCAACTTGCTTTGGCCATACGAGAAGAAGTAAAAGACTTAGAAAAAGCCAATATTAAAGTTATTCAAATAGACGAACCTGCTTTAAGAGAAGGATTGCCTTTAAAACAAAACAAATGGTCAGAATATCTATCTTGGGCAATAAATGCCTTTAAGTTAGCAACCTCTGGCGTAAAAGATGAAACACAAATACATACCCATATGTGTTATAGTGATTTTGAAGATATAATAGAATGGATTGCTAAAATGGATGCAGATGTCATCAGTATAGAGGCAAGTAGAAGCAAAATGGAGCTTTTAGAAGTTTTTAAGGAATTCAATTATCCGAATGAAATAGGTCCTGGGATTTATGATATTCACAGTCCTAGAGTACCAAGCATAGAAGAAATAAAAGAACTTCTAGAACTAGCTTTAAAAGTAATACCCAAAGAAAAACTCTGGGTAAATCCAGATTGTGGATTAAAAACAAGAGAATGGCCAGAAACCCTTGCCTCTCTTAAAAATATGGTCTCTGCTGCTAAAATGCTCAGAGAAAAATATAAATAA
- a CDS encoding SLC13 family permease: MTPEMLLTMIVLAFVIFLFVSEWVRVDVVGIMMMVILPLIGLVTPKEAFIGFSSNAVVSIIAVIIIGAGLDKTGIMNKVASPIIKLAGKSEKRIITFIAGTVGIISSMMQNIGAAALFLPAAQRIAKRTGVPISRILMPMGFCAIIGGTLTLVGASPTILLNDLMILNGEKLKPFGLFTQTPIGICLLAAAIIYFAFFGKYILPSGSGQSDKGISDLLMEAYTGLESIFELSVPQNFSPQSLVQLAIREKYLVTVVAIAKDKKKEKILVPRSSDIIEGGDTIAIVGKKRNVEILAKELGFTIKDGLEVFAEELAKTNAGLAETIITPRSELIGKTLSEIKFKELYGVTPLALLKNNKVFYSGLTNIRLAMGDTLLLFGPWEKFHILKSRPQPRPLAFASPLEGEILKPHKAKWAVFWLALALAQIIFFKVKLSVALMSGALGMVITGVLTVDEAYRSVDWMTVFLLAGLIPLGIAFEKTGTASYIAHKVLELIGQPSPIVLLTVIGIMTSFFTLVISNVGATVLLVPLCMNMAVMAGGDPRMAALVVGLSASNTFVLPTHQVNALIMRPGGYRTIDYAKAGTIMTILFLVVELGVLYFFYGIQ; the protein is encoded by the coding sequence ATGACCCCAGAGATGCTACTTACAATGATTGTGCTTGCTTTTGTAATTTTTCTTTTTGTATCTGAATGGGTACGTGTAGATGTAGTTGGAATAATGATGATGGTTATTTTGCCTCTTATCGGCTTAGTCACTCCAAAAGAAGCATTTATCGGCTTTAGTTCCAATGCAGTTGTATCCATCATTGCAGTTATTATCATCGGTGCAGGTCTTGATAAAACAGGCATAATGAATAAAGTTGCCAGTCCTATTATTAAATTAGCAGGAAAAAGTGAAAAACGAATAATCACTTTTATTGCAGGAACTGTTGGTATAATTTCAAGTATGATGCAAAATATTGGGGCGGCAGCATTATTTTTGCCAGCTGCCCAAAGAATTGCCAAGAGAACAGGAGTTCCTATTTCTAGAATTCTTATGCCAATGGGATTCTGTGCAATTATAGGTGGAACGTTAACTTTAGTTGGAGCCAGTCCAACTATTTTGTTAAACGACTTAATGATATTAAATGGAGAAAAATTAAAACCATTCGGTTTATTTACCCAAACCCCTATTGGTATCTGTCTTTTAGCCGCTGCTATTATCTATTTTGCTTTTTTCGGTAAATATATTCTCCCTTCTGGAAGTGGACAATCAGATAAAGGAATCTCTGACTTACTTATGGAGGCTTACACGGGTTTAGAAAGTATATTTGAGCTAAGTGTTCCTCAAAATTTTTCTCCCCAAAGTTTAGTCCAACTTGCTATCAGAGAAAAATATCTTGTCACTGTTGTTGCTATTGCCAAAGACAAAAAAAAGGAAAAAATTTTGGTGCCAAGAAGCTCTGATATTATAGAGGGCGGAGATACTATTGCAATTGTAGGTAAAAAAAGAAACGTAGAAATATTGGCCAAAGAACTTGGCTTTACCATAAAAGATGGATTAGAAGTATTTGCTGAAGAATTAGCTAAGACCAATGCAGGTCTTGCTGAAACCATTATTACTCCTAGATCTGAATTAATTGGTAAAACCCTTTCTGAAATAAAATTTAAAGAATTATATGGAGTTACTCCCTTAGCTTTATTAAAAAATAATAAGGTATTTTATAGTGGCTTAACCAATATAAGACTCGCAATGGGAGACACTTTACTTCTTTTTGGACCATGGGAAAAATTTCATATTTTAAAAAGTCGTCCACAACCCAGACCCCTAGCTTTTGCAAGCCCTTTAGAAGGAGAAATCTTAAAACCCCACAAGGCTAAATGGGCAGTATTCTGGCTTGCTTTAGCCCTAGCCCAGATTATTTTCTTTAAAGTAAAGTTATCCGTGGCTCTCATGTCAGGAGCACTTGGCATGGTAATTACAGGTGTACTTACTGTTGATGAAGCTTATCGTTCTGTAGACTGGATGACCGTATTTTTACTTGCTGGCCTAATACCTCTAGGAATTGCTTTTGAAAAAACTGGAACAGCTTCTTATATTGCCCATAAAGTTTTAGAATTAATAGGACAACCCTCTCCTATTGTACTTTTAACTGTCATTGGCATTATGACTTCCTTTTTTACCCTAGTAATATCAAACGTAGGAGCTACTGTTCTTCTTGTACCTTTATGTATGAATATGGCTGTAATGGCAGGAGGGGACCCAAGAATGGCAGCCCTTGTCGTAGGACTTTCTGCATCTAACACCTTTGTTCTCCCTACCCATCAAGTAAATGCCCTTATAATGAGACCAGGTGGTTATAGAACTATCGACTATGCAAAAGCAGGAACTATCATGACCATCCTTTTCTTAGTAGTTGAATTAGGGGTACTTTACTTTTTCTATGGTATCCAATAA
- a CDS encoding SDR family oxidoreductase encodes MKVVIAGATGDIGKAVAKELLHQGYNLLLLYRSEEKRQTLEQELGTFGINFFCIKNFDSQQFKKSLDDFLPTAFVNAIGDGFYNKIENITVEELDNCYESNFKVPFFISQCIFSFFKKNKKGHIVFINSISGLEGFPYGGAYCSFKFALRGLAEVMYKEGKRYNIKISSIYPGVVNTKLLEKMPFRPKIKDCLDPKDIALAVKYILELPYQVEIKDLILKNTSLHWIKVSSNRKNKE; translated from the coding sequence ATGAAAGTTGTTATTGCAGGGGCTACTGGTGATATTGGAAAGGCCGTGGCTAAAGAACTTTTACATCAGGGATATAACTTACTTTTACTTTATAGGAGTGAAGAAAAAAGACAAACTTTAGAACAAGAGTTAGGAACTTTTGGGATAAATTTTTTCTGTATAAAAAATTTTGATTCTCAACAATTTAAAAAAAGTCTTGACGATTTTTTGCCTACAGCCTTTGTAAATGCAATAGGAGATGGATTTTATAATAAAATAGAAAATATTACTGTTGAAGAATTGGATAATTGTTATGAATCAAATTTCAAAGTTCCTTTTTTTATAAGTCAATGCATATTTTCTTTTTTTAAAAAAAATAAGAAAGGACATATTGTATTTATTAACTCAATTTCTGGATTAGAAGGTTTTCCGTATGGAGGGGCATATTGTAGTTTTAAATTTGCTTTGAGAGGATTGGCTGAAGTTATGTATAAAGAAGGTAAACGTTATAACATTAAAATTAGTTCAATATATCCTGGTGTTGTTAATACAAAATTACTAGAGAAGATGCCTTTTAGACCAAAAATAAAAGATTGCCTTGATCCTAAAGACATTGCATTGGCTGTTAAATATATTTTGGAACTACCATATCAAGTTGAAATTAAAGATTTAATTTTAAAAAATACATCTTTGCATTGGATAAAAGTGTCTTCTAATAGAAAAAACAAAGAATAA
- a CDS encoding GH3 auxin-responsive promoter family protein: MNIKKFKQICKNCHSIQKELLFSIIKENKNSLFGQKHHFSKIKTIQDFRNYVNPTNWRDIEPYTISSFQGKPHQLFKGDPKVFIVTSGTTGKEKILPESPKGLEVKNLITKLRIEALKEIFPKISEGMMLPLVNKILFPPSKKNIPVGCASGISLIKAPKALIRTCAYPLEILDIKDPLALDYTLMRFALTQDVRLIIGNNAARLKQLVNTVIKYQDIILKDIANGTLSSIFNIPTKIRKSLNPFLRPQPQQANLLKHQMIKNKSPLTPKNYWPNLQVISCWLGGSVGRYVETIRNMFPNISFMDCGYGASEGKFTIPLKAETPAAPLAVFGIFFEFCLPDDKKNFLLAHELEKGKVYEMYITTWSGLYRYAMHDLVRVESFTGTTPNIIFESKSGEIANICGEKSSPLLISKAVNKMQKNLSIGITHWCMVVDNKNFCYLFCIELKTIPDSINSLLKKISEEIEKQLFGDGLLPYGVFRKQNFLNAAKVILMKPGWYEAWKSSKLKPGDTGNQLKLPLICKKIPLPEYILNNKF, from the coding sequence ATGAATATAAAAAAATTTAAACAAATATGTAAAAATTGTCATTCCATTCAAAAAGAACTACTTTTTTCTATAATCAAAGAAAATAAAAATTCTTTATTTGGACAAAAACATCATTTTTCTAAAATAAAAACCATTCAAGACTTTAGAAATTATGTTAATCCTACTAACTGGAGAGATATTGAACCATATACAATATCTAGTTTTCAAGGAAAGCCTCATCAATTATTTAAAGGAGATCCAAAAGTATTTATTGTCACTAGTGGGACTACAGGGAAAGAAAAAATTTTACCGGAATCTCCCAAAGGACTAGAAGTAAAAAATCTTATAACTAAATTAAGAATAGAAGCATTAAAAGAAATATTTCCTAAAATATCTGAGGGAATGATGTTGCCCTTGGTCAATAAGATCCTTTTTCCTCCTAGTAAAAAAAACATACCTGTAGGATGTGCATCAGGAATTAGTCTTATTAAAGCACCCAAGGCCTTAATTCGTACTTGTGCTTATCCTCTTGAAATCCTGGATATTAAAGATCCGTTGGCCCTAGATTACACATTAATGAGATTTGCTTTAACCCAAGATGTAAGATTAATCATTGGCAACAATGCCGCTCGCTTAAAACAACTTGTAAATACTGTTATAAAATATCAAGATATTATCTTAAAAGATATCGCAAATGGCACTCTTAGTTCAATATTCAATATACCAACTAAAATAAGAAAATCTCTTAATCCCTTTCTCCGTCCTCAACCTCAACAGGCGAACTTATTAAAACACCAAATGATAAAAAACAAATCTCCTCTCACACCTAAAAACTATTGGCCTAATTTACAGGTAATAAGTTGCTGGCTTGGAGGCTCTGTTGGTCGTTATGTGGAAACAATAAGAAACATGTTTCCAAACATTAGCTTTATGGACTGTGGATATGGTGCAAGCGAAGGTAAATTTACTATTCCCTTAAAAGCAGAAACTCCAGCAGCACCTCTTGCAGTATTTGGTATATTTTTTGAGTTTTGCCTACCAGATGATAAAAAAAATTTTCTTCTTGCCCATGAATTAGAAAAAGGCAAAGTTTACGAGATGTATATTACAACATGGTCTGGTTTATATCGTTATGCTATGCATGATTTAGTTAGAGTTGAAAGTTTTACAGGAACAACTCCCAATATTATTTTTGAAAGCAAATCAGGAGAAATAGCTAATATATGTGGAGAAAAAAGTTCTCCTCTATTAATCTCAAAAGCAGTTAATAAAATGCAAAAAAATCTATCTATTGGAATAACACATTGGTGTATGGTTGTAGACAATAAAAATTTTTGTTATCTATTTTGTATTGAATTAAAAACAATACCTGATTCTATTAATTCTCTTTTAAAAAAAATAAGCGAAGAAATAGAAAAACAATTATTTGGAGATGGCTTACTTCCCTATGGAGTATTTAGAAAGCAAAACTTTCTTAATGCCGCTAAAGTTATTTTAATGAAGCCAGGCTGGTATGAAGCATGGAAATCATCTAAACTCAAACCTGGAGATACAGGAAATCAGTTAAAACTGCCTTTAATTTGTAAAAAAATACCTCTGCCTGAATATATTTTAAACAACAAATTCTAA
- a CDS encoding queuosine precursor transporter produces the protein MRIQHLTEKDIKILITLISLNTALLVASNAAGAKMISVFGNLAASATVFSYAFSFVFTDIISEIYGKQKASFAVKIGFLGLLISVIFFTISIAAPPASFWKNQKAYETTLQLGPRMLAGGWTSYMVSQHLDVWIFHKLKHLTNGKHLWLRNNGSTLISQFIDTCIFITISFYGVFPIIPAIAGQYLIKVIIALLDTPIVYCAVYYIKRYIQTK, from the coding sequence ATGAGGATACAGCATTTAACAGAAAAAGATATAAAAATTTTAATAACACTAATATCTTTAAATACTGCCTTACTAGTAGCAAGTAATGCAGCAGGAGCTAAAATGATTTCTGTATTTGGAAACTTAGCTGCCTCTGCAACTGTATTTTCTTACGCTTTTAGTTTTGTTTTTACAGATATTATTTCTGAAATTTATGGTAAACAAAAAGCAAGTTTTGCAGTAAAAATAGGTTTTTTAGGACTTTTAATTTCTGTAATATTTTTTACTATTTCCATTGCCGCTCCACCAGCTTCTTTTTGGAAAAATCAAAAAGCATATGAAACTACTCTCCAGTTGGGTCCAAGAATGCTTGCAGGTGGATGGACTTCTTATATGGTGAGTCAACATCTCGATGTATGGATATTTCATAAACTAAAACACTTAACCAATGGTAAACACCTATGGTTAAGAAACAATGGAAGCACTTTAATAAGCCAATTTATAGATACTTGTATCTTTATAACCATTTCTTTCTATGGAGTTTTTCCCATTATACCAGCCATTGCTGGCCAATATCTAATTAAAGTAATTATAGCTCTTTTAGATACTCCCATCGTATACTGTGCTGTTTATTATATTAAAAGATATATTCAGACTAAATAA